gtctatcatctcagtAATAAGGAGTGCTCGAACCTTTGCAAATGGCTTTGAGAAGCATCTGCTACGCACTCTAGTTTTCCTGAAACCATCTGAGAAGTGAGGAATCAATGATAACTGAGAATCACCCAtgatcctttttctcttcttccaattcctcATCTTCTTTCCCCCAAACTTGTCTAATCGCGTGGTGGTATCTCCATCCCTAAGATTTCCACACACATCGAACTCCTTCTGCTCTGATACGCGTCCAGTGTCGATTGATGATGAAGtggtagtatcgatcgatggtgaagttgtagtgtcgatcgatggtgaagtgttagtgtcgatcgatggtatctAGTCGGTGACGATCGATGCTGCCTCTCCTGGGCCTTTATCGACTTCACCTCTACATCTCGACCCTCTCTGAGAAGCTACTGCAAGTATATGATCATCAAATATTCCAGAGTTAGAATTGAATTGCATACTTCTATCAGGTGGAATAGGAGATTCAGCTTCAAATACAGCGCATGGAACCACAATCTTCACAGGATCATGTATCCTTTTCACTCGTTTGTGAAACCCAGCAGCTTCTTCTGTCCAGATAGGTGGTCTCTGATGTTTAGGGACAGCAAGGTGTGAGGCCTTAGACATGTACATCCTCTCCTCAATCGGTTCCATCTCAATTATGCAACCTTGCGGAACGTCTAGCAATGGGCATCAATCGATATTAGGtgggtggtgtcgatcgataagtggttggtggtgtcgatcgacgtcgggtgggtgtagatcgatgatgtggggtggttgtcgatcgatctcatcaggttggtgtcgaccgatgctaGCCTTTAAAGTTTCCAGATCTCCGCTCGAAGTATAATgatcgtcatcaagcttcttctctgAATTCTGATCTATATTTTCAAGCCATTCCTCCAGCTCTAAGGAGTCTTCCAtggtgatttctctgtctacatcgtcgatcgacgttgaggtcgtgatgtcgatcgacgttgaggtcgtgatgtcgatcgacgttgaggtcgtgatgtcgatcgacgttgaggtcgtgccgTCGTTCGACGTTGAGGTCCTGCCGTCGGTAGACGTTGAAGTCCTGCCATCTGTAGACGTTGAAGTCTTGCCGTCGGTAGACGTTGAGGTCGAGTCTTCAGTACCATATTCCTCTACTCTGCTCAGCTCTCCAGACACATGTTGTTCATCCCTTTTTGCCATAATGTCGTCGAGCAGCTGTACTGGAATCATATACTCCGCATCTAACGATGCCAAGAACCTGTcccatttatcatttttctccttttctcgagTTGCTTCAGCATCATCAAGAAATTTATACAAGAAGGCTCTTTCAATGTCATCCCAGCTGGTTAGAGATCCTGGTTGCAGTTGACTAAACCATTTGAATGCATCCCAGAGAAGAATAGGGGAAGACCGAAGTTCATTGCACAATTTGGTGCAAGCATTTTCGCATACATCATGAGGCGCATCTTTGGTCTCTTTCATGCATTGTTCCTGACAATTCTTTAGACAATTTGCGGTGTTTACGTTAGAAATGTGTCCCATAAATAATACCAAGAAAAACATGATCATCAAGAGAACATTGCATCTTTTAGCCAAAACTTGCCCCACCATAATTGCAAAATCTGTTAACGCGTTAAAGATTCGTTCTTTTGATTATGATTGGAAATTTGTAACAAGATCGATAGGTTTGATGAAAGCTTTTGGGCTGCTCTAGgtgatttatatattaaaatagtctatcttttttttttgacatcgaacTCCATGCTTTATTAATTCAGAATGAAAATGTTAGCTTTGTGGGCTAACCATCCCGGAATTACAGAGTCTACATGGGAGAAAATAGAGTTTTTTGAACGAGCTCCTTTTGCAAGAAGGTCCGCTCTTACATTCCGCACTCTTGCgataaaagaaattgaaaacaCAGTAAAAAGAGATAATAGATGAGTGAATTCATTCCATTCCGAAGCCATAGCTGGCCAATCTTCTTCATCGTTAATCAGCTTGACAAGCTGAAGACAGTCCGATTCAAAGGACATCGATGTAACTCCTAGCTGTAGGGAATTTTTCATTGCGTAAAGCAAGATGGTGAACTCCGCATGCATAGGAGACATGGTCTAGTCCATACCAATGGAGCCATACGTAACGGTTCCAGGCGCCAGCTCGAGAACAAAACCTCCACCAGAAAATGGCGAATTTGTCACCCAGGATGCATCCACTTTGCATCTTAGATATGGTGACTCATTCTCCATATTCCCGTTAGTTGTGTGTTGGTTTCCTCCAGTCACTTCTTGACTCGCTAAAATTTGTGCCACTCTCCAGTTCTCCTCCTCTTGGGTAGCATGAAGTACAGTTTCCGGAGGTAGGATTTGTGTGTTGTTGAAGATCTTTTCATTCCTCGCTTTCCATATGAACCATGCGATCCACGGAAACCTAGCAAGAACGTTCCTCGGGGCTCCATTCTTTGTTGCACGAAGAAGTAAGTAGTCAAAGTTTTCGTATGGGGATTCGCTCGGGAATAACCCCGGAAGAGTTGGTATATCTGAGAGTGCCCACGTTTGCAGCGCCGGGGGACAAAGAAACAAGAGATGATTAAGTGATTCTTCTTCATGTCCACATCTGGGACATGATCTGTCGGTCCCACAATGTCTATCAGCAAGCCGGCTGCAAGACGCGATACTATCCGACAAAACTTGCCACAAGAAGTGTTGAATCTTCCTTGGTGCTTTTAGCTTCCAGATCATCTCTTTTAAGTGGTTGATGCTCGGCTCCATGACTGCACTTTCGATATTCGCCTCCTTCATCTGGGATGCAAGCTTGTATCCCGACTTCACTGTTTACAAACCGGTCTTTGTGTAACTCCAACAGTACCCATCATCTCTAAATATATGGCTGGGTCGAGTGCTCTGGATCAGACGGATGTCTCTCGGGTCTATCAAAGCCTCCAGCATCTCCAGCCTCCATTGCTTGGTAGCTTGATCAATAAGCTGGTTTACAAACATATCCCTATCTCGATACACACCAGCGTCCGTTGCCATACGGGCGGGTATGGTCGGAATCCATGGGTAAATCCAGACACGGGTATTGTACCCTGATCCAATTGTTTTCCGCAGTCCCTCTCTGAGTAAATTCTGAGCCGCTAGAATGCTTCTCCACCCATACGACGGGGAGTTAGACGTTTTAACCTCCATTGGGCTAATATGTCTGTAGTATCGACCTTTAAGTACCCGGGCAAGTAGAGAATTGGGATGATGAAGCAGCCTCCATAGTTGCTTTGCTAAGAGTGCAAGATTAAAGTTTAGGAGatctttaaatcctaaacctccTTTCTCCAATGGAACACAGATTTTCTCCCAAGCAATCCAATGCAGTCCCCGATTATTTCCTTTCGTGCTCCACCAGAATTTTGCTATAGCTCCTTGCAGTTTGTTTATGATATCTTTCGGTAAAAGGAAACAGGACATCACATAGGTGGGCAGCGCTTGTGCTACTGACTTTAACAGTACTTCCTTGCCTCCTTTAGACAGGAGCTTGGCCGACCATGAATTGATACGATCATTGAGTCGTTCTCTGATGAAGGCAAAAACCTGTCTTTTGGAGCCACAGATTTTTTTTCCGGGAGTCCTAAGTACATGCCCATTCCACCCTCTCTATTGATACCCAGTATTTGTTTCATCGCTATCTTGACCTCCTGTCCTACTTTGTTGCCAAACAAAATAGATGATTTCGATGGGTTTAGCAACTGTCCCGAAGCTCTCCCATATAGATTAATGATCCTTATCAACTCAGCACCCTGCTGGACATCTgctttacagaagaaaaggctatcatcggCAAAAAGGAGATGAGAAATTGCTGGACTAGCTCGTGCTTTATTGTTTTAGGATTAGTTCAAGATCAATACTGtttattgtttcttcttcttttttcgggtaaaaatttgttatttccTTGTGCTTTGGACAGCTTAAATGTGTAAACGCAACTATTATTATTGCAAACCGAGAGctataaaatcaattttgtaTAATCACCTgtaaaaccaaatttttttacaaGTTTTAATCTATTCTATAAAATTgggtataaatatataaattttgctAGATATACATCATCTACATCGTTTAAGCATAATTGTGTTTTGGTATCCTAATACCGCATAGTCTAGaacatgacatctaaattagaTTCACattctatactattaaagtaaAATCCAATgaatactattaaagcagaattcTTCATATGATTCTTCCATTagtctatcttattaaagtagaagtaaCTTtatgaattgtttggaaacaaggatagcaataaaaaaaaggaatataatgttgtttggaaacatgtatagctgtatattaagaaaaaaatgtaatgggcttatgttattaagaaaaattggaagtccattaTATCATATGACAAAGTAATggacttatgttttttttttttggattgaatttcaaatttattgatcaaatacTAGAAACCTTTACAAGTTATTTATATACTGATTGTTTTAAAGAATGAGAGAATAAGAGTTTCTAGTTTGGATGGACTTCAAACCATCTGCTAAGTAGACCCCGTAGCTTGTGGTTCCCCTTATACTTCAGTGAGGATATACGGTTTTTGATGATCTTACCAATAGCCTTACTCGTAGTCTCCACTGGTGCGCACAGCCCTCCATGCCTCCTTGAGTTTCTCTCTTTCCACAGTTGGTAGATAGAGGTCTGGAAAGCAAGTTTAAGAAGGATAGTGTTAAGTCTAATTCGACCCGAGGTGAGGATAGAGGACACAGTGTCTTGCCAATCTGGTGTAATCCTTGATCCAAGTAGCCCTTCAGCAACGCTCATCCTAACCGTGAAGGTATAGGGGCAAGCAAAGTAGAGATGGTCTCTGCTTTCATCTCTTTCACCACAGAAGACACAACCCTGCTCTATGCCCCAGCCTCTCATTCGCAATCCTGTGGAAAGTCGGTTCTGTAGGGCAAGTCACACCATAAAAGCTTGTCTAGGTACGACCTGAGGAAACCACACAAGCCGATGCCATGAGATTTTATTTCTCTTCTCGCGTAGGTAATCCCAAGTCGCTGCTGCAGAGAACGTTGGCTTGAAAACATCCTGATCATGTCTCCATATAACTATATCAGGTCCTGCATCAGCATTAGGAACTGTAGCAGCAGCAAttgatatacatatttcaaatcaaaataataatttaaaatttatttatatcaaaatttcattcaaaaatatacatatattcagaaattaaattttacaaaaatattttccaataaaaattataaaaaaatcttttcaatacatataagaaaaatacaacacaaagcccaatttcaaacaccaatttaaattattggtttcatatttcacattaaaattttaaaatataatataattatttatatgatggtacatataaaatactattaattatattattatttatatgatggtacgtataaaataagactaattatatgatgacacatatatgatatataatattgaCTAGGGGTGAGCGTTCGGATACCCATTCAGGTTCAGTTCGGGTCTCTTTGGCTTTTGGGTTTTCGGGATCAAAGATTTCAACATTtggatatttctaaattttggttagtGGTTCGGATAtttgcgggttcggtttggattgaaataacttatttaaattatttttgaaattttaaaattcactatatagtttaaattctcaaaatctattaactaaataatatatttatataaatttgaataacatacgTCACagtacctaaacttaacatatgaattggtttggtttaaatatttggatagagaataaataattcttttaaatatttttggtgttttgaatatacTTTAACTActttagatatttacttttgactatttgtatatatattttcaagtatttaaaccaatttaaaagtatcaaatatattttggatgcttttatatacattaaatctaaaaataattaatatatataagtatataaatatatttcatatacaTTCGGATACCTGAAATATTTGGTTTggatcggattaggtttcagttctcTAAATagcaaaattttgaataattcagatatttgaTCAATtctggtttgggtttggtaccATTTTTCGGATCGGGATCGGTTAGGTTCttcagattttggttttttttttccaatccTAAATagtgaaatgaaaaataaatagcaacatattttgaaaaatacaccaGCGCAGGCACGCGAgacaaaatctagtatataattatattacatATCTATACATATACAAACTAGATCAAATATTtggcttttcaaaaaaaaaagggttttatttatttatttttacggaTACTACATTTTACTATTTGTTTCGATCAGAaactttacaaatatttaaatttttggaatcaaatcaaaacaaataacttaTCTAAccaaattaacaaataaaatgcCCAACTATAAATAAAGAAGACATTAGTGTAATTGAATGGCGGAGGTAGATTTATGTGCATTTTctaattatttgtttataatatgataaaatttaTGTTCTACTATATTGAgtgttattaaaaaatatttagcattaagtcaaataaaagataatatgtAGTACTAAACATTAAATAAACATGCCatcataataaaataacaaatgtGGAAACACCATAGTGCTCAAGATTTAAAGGTTTTTACATCCAGTTCTGGGGTTCGACTCTCAGgctatgcaatttcttgcagattacATATTAAATGAGGTGCAGGTTTCAATTCCCGGAGAGagatatttattaaacaattatgcagactacagaaaaaaaacttacaagggatcttcaacatgtATCAAATAAATCTGGCCAGACCTGGATCTTCATtggacggctcaggtgatgcagttggACATAGATCCTCATAAGGCATGTAGTATTGTCGGGATTCGAATCATCTACGTAATCTTTCttataattgtaatatcataataaatcagcgtttaaaaaaaataaaataatatgattaactAGAAACTAACATTTTAGGCAAAATTATAAAGCAAAATCAAATAATTCAATATTTCTGAGACAAATAAGAATATTCATATGTTAACATTTGGTTTAACTCAAAAACTAGAGTGGGTGTGTAATAGCTCAAagctaaaattttgaaaaataacttgaaaagagtaaaagaaccaaaattattttataagatatatataaacatataaactgGATTGTATATTTGtcatttcaaaaatagtatttgtgatttgatttATTTCACGGATATCCAAATTTTTGGATTCAGATCAGAATGAATAACTAATCAAACAGTTTAATGGATAAAATGCACAGCTCTAAATCAAGAAGATACTAGTGTAATTGAGTGGCGGAGAAAGATGTATGtgtcattttttaattatttattataatataatatttttttgttttattgtattGACTGTTATTTTACTGAagaagttattattttattaaatgtaattttggtatattttttcaaaatgtatCCTGAGTTGATGATACACGATAACAGTTGAtgcaattataaaaattatatattttccagaatatcaaaataaaaattaactacATCTGAACATAggcaaatattttgttaaagaAACACATGAAATATCCAATGCGATAATACGAAACACATGTTGTATTTGAACAATACTGTTAAAGTGATACATTTGTTTCAGCAAGGAAATGAGATAAGGGCATCCCCAGTTAATTGTTCTACATGCGATACTTTTGTATTCAGTTTGAGTATTGAAATATTGTGCTTGGCTATACCGAAGTTCATTGCACAATTTGGTGCAAGCATTTTCGCATACATCATGAGGCGCATCTTTGGTCTCTTTCATGCATTGTTCCTGACAATTCTTTAGACAATTTGCAGTGTTTGCATTAGATATGTGTCCCATAAATAAAACCAAGAAAAACATGATCATCATGAGAACACTGCATCTTTTAGCCAAAACTTGCCCCACCAAAATTGCAAAATTTGTTA
This region of Brassica napus cultivar Da-Ae chromosome C5, Da-Ae, whole genome shotgun sequence genomic DNA includes:
- the LOC106398689 gene encoding uncharacterized protein LOC106398689, whose protein sequence is MRGWGIEQGCVFCGERDESRDHLYFACPYTFTVRMSVAEGLLGSRITPDWQDTVSSILTSGRIRLNTILLKLAFQTSIYQLWKERNSRRHGGLCAPVETTSKAIGKIIKNRISSLKYKGNHKLRGLLSRWFEVHPN